The Acidobacteriota bacterium genome includes a window with the following:
- a CDS encoding PAS domain S-box protein: protein MKLSARIMAAMLALVVLTASAVGLLTYRNLAAAILPTEFDRLANHTQALTAELETSVRRARNDLLIMAGGPTVTNLIQARVTGGTTPRNTAAETAGRERLTRLFIATLAAVPEYLQFRLIGVADGGRELIRVNRSGANAALRVLPAAELERKGERAYFKEALQTAAGQVYASPIELNQELGVVEKPNLPMMRVATRVNDADGQPFGMLVINLDLRPAFAHLRAAARQNRAIYLLNERGDYLVHPQADREFGFAFGNPFQVQDEFPALSGAGAAPTASVKTIQTAAGQPIAVAIRPLRLLDHTQIVLLETAPYQALLAATATVRQASLLAGFAATLAAILLALVLTRSLTKPLVKMTAAVDAFRGDAPLEVPLDAGGELGVLARAFARMSAEVQEKTAALKGEITERQEAEDRFRLVIEAAPSGVVMIDSHGKIVLVNAETERLFGYARAELLGQSVELLVPARLQTMHAGHRGGFVGAPETRRMGVGRDLFGRRKDGSEFPIEIGLNPIQTGEGLLVLSVIVDITERKEAEERFRLVVEAAPSGMAMVDAAGKIIMVNAETERLFGYRRAELIGQAVEIFVPPRFRQRHPQSRQGYQTTPKVRSMGEGRDLYGLRKDGSEFPVEIGLNPISTPAGPCTLTTILDITERKQAEEAVRAARDTLEAKVVERTLELEEAYLQLKEVDRLKSEFLATMSHELRTPLNSIIGFTDILLQRLPGPLNEEQHKQLSMVYASGKHLLGLISDLLDLSRIESGKVEIARNPVNIEEVVAEVCNTVTPLARQKKLHLMTEFPAPLPVIASDHKRIFQVLLNLVSNAVKFTEQGEVKISGVRADGHLKLTVSDTGIGIKPENFALLFEAFRQIDGSSQRRYEGAGLGLHLSKRLVNLLGGEIFAESEYGRGSHFSFTLPLHAEKEGEA from the coding sequence ATGAAGCTCTCGGCTCGTATTATGGCAGCGATGCTTGCGCTGGTCGTCTTGACCGCTTCAGCCGTAGGTTTACTTACCTATCGCAATCTCGCAGCCGCCATTCTGCCGACCGAATTTGACCGCCTGGCGAATCACACCCAAGCGCTGACGGCTGAGTTGGAGACGTCTGTGCGGCGCGCGCGCAATGATTTGCTGATTATGGCGGGCGGGCCAACCGTTACCAACCTGATCCAAGCCCGCGTCACGGGCGGAACGACCCCGCGCAATACCGCCGCTGAGACCGCCGGGCGTGAGCGCCTGACCCGGCTATTCATCGCCACGCTGGCCGCTGTGCCTGAGTATCTACAATTTCGCCTGATCGGAGTTGCGGATGGCGGGCGCGAGCTTATCCGCGTGAATAGATCGGGAGCGAACGCGGCGCTTCGAGTCCTGCCTGCCGCCGAACTAGAACGCAAAGGGGAACGCGCTTATTTCAAGGAAGCGCTCCAAACCGCCGCCGGTCAAGTTTATGCCTCGCCCATCGAACTCAATCAGGAGCTGGGCGTCGTCGAAAAACCCAACTTACCCATGATGCGCGTGGCGACCCGCGTAAATGACGCTGACGGCCAGCCCTTCGGGATGCTGGTCATCAACCTGGACCTGCGCCCGGCCTTTGCCCACTTGCGTGCGGCCGCGCGCCAAAACCGCGCCATTTACCTACTCAACGAACGTGGCGATTATCTCGTGCACCCGCAAGCTGACCGTGAATTCGGTTTTGCTTTCGGCAATCCCTTCCAGGTGCAAGACGAATTTCCCGCCCTCAGCGGAGCGGGAGCAGCCCCAACAGCCAGCGTCAAAACCATTCAAACTGCGGCGGGCCAGCCAATCGCTGTGGCCATCAGGCCATTGCGGCTGTTGGATCACACACAGATCGTGTTGCTTGAAACGGCGCCGTATCAAGCATTGCTGGCCGCGACCGCCACTGTGCGCCAAGCCAGTTTGCTGGCCGGGTTTGCCGCCACACTGGCCGCCATCCTGCTGGCGCTGGTCTTGACGCGCTCATTGACCAAACCGTTGGTAAAGATGACCGCTGCCGTGGACGCCTTCAGAGGCGATGCGCCGTTGGAAGTGCCGCTTGACGCAGGCGGCGAATTGGGCGTTTTGGCCCGCGCTTTTGCCCGCATGAGCGCCGAGGTGCAAGAAAAGACGGCGGCGCTCAAAGGGGAAATCACCGAACGCCAAGAGGCGGAGGATAGATTCAGGCTCGTGATCGAGGCAGCCCCCAGCGGCGTTGTCATGATTGATAGCCACGGCAAAATCGTTCTCGTTAACGCCGAAACCGAACGGCTCTTTGGTTACGCGCGCGCGGAACTGCTCGGACAATCCGTCGAATTGCTCGTGCCCGCGCGGCTTCAAACCATGCATGCCGGCCATCGTGGCGGCTTTGTCGGCGCGCCTGAAACACGGCGCATGGGCGTGGGACGTGACCTTTTCGGACGGCGCAAGGATGGCAGCGAGTTCCCCATCGAAATTGGCTTGAACCCGATTCAGACCGGCGAGGGGTTGCTGGTGCTGAGCGTGATCGTGGACATCACCGAACGCAAGGAAGCCGAGGAACGCTTCCGGCTGGTCGTCGAGGCCGCGCCCAGCGGTATGGCGATGGTGGATGCAGCGGGCAAAATCATTATGGTGAATGCCGAAACGGAACGGCTGTTTGGGTACCGGCGCGCCGAATTGATCGGTCAGGCGGTTGAAATCTTCGTACCACCCCGCTTTCGGCAACGCCACCCGCAATCACGCCAGGGCTATCAGACCACACCCAAAGTGCGCAGCATGGGCGAAGGACGAGACCTTTACGGGTTGCGCAAAGATGGCAGCGAGTTCCCGGTGGAGATTGGTCTGAACCCGATTTCAACGCCCGCAGGCCCCTGCACGCTAACCACGATTCTGGACATCACCGAGCGCAAACAGGCTGAAGAGGCGGTGCGCGCGGCGCGCGACACGCTTGAGGCCAAAGTGGTGGAACGCACGCTGGAGTTGGAAGAAGCCTATCTGCAACTCAAAGAAGTTGACCGGTTGAAATCGGAATTCCTCGCCACGATGAGCCACGAATTGCGCACACCGCTCAATTCGATCATCGGCTTCACCGACATTTTGTTGCAGCGGCTGCCCGGCCCGCTCAATGAAGAGCAGCACAAACAGCTCTCGATGGTGTATGCCTCCGGCAAACATCTGCTGGGGTTGATTAGCGATTTGCTGGATTTGTCGCGCATCGAATCCGGCAAGGTCGAAATCGCCCGTAACCCCGTCAACATCGAAGAAGTGGTCGCGGAAGTGTGCAATACCGTAACGCCGCTGGCCCGGCAAAAGAAGCTGCACCTAATGACCGAATTCCCCGCGCCCTTGCCAGTCATCGCCAGCGACCATAAACGCATTTTCCAGGTGTTGCTGAATCTGGTCAGCAACGCGGTGAAATTCACTGAACAGGGTGAAGTCAAAATCTCCGGCGTCCGCGCCGACGGCCATCTCAAACTGACGGTCTCGGATACGGGCATCGGCATCAAGCCCGAAAACTTCGCCCTGCTCTTTGAGGCCTTTCGCCAAATTGACGGCTCCTCTCAGCGCCGCTATGAAGGCGCGGGACTGGGGCTGCATTTGTCAAAGCGCCTGGTGAATCTCTTAGGCGGAGAGATTTTTGCGGAAAGTGAATATGGTCGCGGCTCGCATTTTTCCTTTACGCTTCCACTGCATGCTGAAAAGGAGGGGGAAGCATGA
- a CDS encoding response regulator, with amino-acid sequence MSKKILIVEDNEQNLYLATYLLQNNGYEVSAARTGLEGLELARTLQPDLILMDLQLPELDGYEVTRRLKGDPATRQIPVLAVTSYAMSDDREKALAAGCAGHLEKPLAPETFASQVAKFL; translated from the coding sequence ATGAGCAAAAAAATTCTGATCGTCGAAGACAACGAACAGAATCTTTACCTGGCGACTTACCTGCTGCAAAACAACGGCTATGAGGTCAGCGCCGCCCGCACCGGCCTGGAAGGCCTGGAGTTGGCGCGGACGCTGCAACCGGATCTGATTCTGATGGACTTACAATTGCCCGAACTGGACGGTTACGAAGTGACCCGGCGGCTCAAAGGCGATCCGGCCACACGTCAAATTCCTGTCCTCGCGGTCACCTCCTACGCCATGTCGGATGATCGCGAAAAAGCCTTGGCGGCTGGCTGTGCCGGCCACCTCGAAAAACCCCTGGCGCCGGAAACGTTTGCTTCGCAAGTGGCGAAATTTTTGTAA
- a CDS encoding response regulator gives MKILVCDDNHMALYLFETLLRNHGYDVITASNGVEALALAQPGGLDLIISDILMPQMDGFQLCRKIKSNERLKEIPFIFCTAAYTDPKDEAFALSLGAIRYLVKPIEPDVFIHILQEVFNDIALQARVAPTPQVTEETAFLNEYNQRLTKKLEEKMFELEALNNQLRESEAKYRELIENAHDAVVLIQPTQTLSFVNPKFCELTGYTQETALHLRFDALLHPDDLLPYIAQTQRLLNHECPSIESAFRLVKKTGQFIDVEGRFNLLRRNETVTGIQAILRDITERKLAEQQLQASHEQLRRLAAHLQTVREEERASISYEIHDELGQLLTAIRLRLKGLERQLPPDPQVLSEELAATLELVNQTLQIARRIAMNLRPPILDDFGLWAALEWQIEEFQKYSGIQCLLEPLPLAIELAPDCAIGLFRICQESLTNVARHAQASQVSIDFTQQAQQLVMRIRDNGKGINPAELKQRRSLGLVGMRERALAFGGAFEIQGQQQQGTTVTITIPIANNVNLAP, from the coding sequence ATGAAGATTTTAGTATGTGATGACAACCACATGGCGCTCTATTTGTTTGAGACTTTGTTGCGCAATCATGGGTATGACGTAATCACAGCCAGCAATGGCGTCGAGGCGCTGGCCTTGGCCCAGCCAGGCGGCCTTGATCTGATCATCTCGGACATCCTCATGCCGCAGATGGACGGCTTCCAGCTTTGCCGGAAAATCAAAAGCAATGAACGGTTGAAAGAGATTCCTTTCATCTTTTGCACCGCCGCCTATACCGACCCTAAAGACGAAGCCTTTGCCCTGAGCCTGGGGGCCATCCGGTATCTCGTCAAACCGATTGAACCTGATGTTTTCATTCACATCCTGCAAGAGGTGTTTAACGACATTGCCCTGCAAGCGCGCGTCGCACCGACACCCCAGGTGACGGAGGAAACGGCCTTCCTCAATGAATACAACCAACGGCTGACTAAGAAGCTCGAAGAAAAAATGTTTGAGCTGGAGGCGCTCAATAACCAGCTCCGGGAATCGGAAGCGAAATATCGTGAACTGATCGAGAATGCGCACGATGCGGTCGTGCTCATCCAGCCCACCCAAACGTTGAGCTTCGTCAATCCGAAATTTTGCGAACTGACCGGCTATACGCAGGAAACCGCGCTTCACCTGCGCTTCGACGCCTTGCTCCATCCTGATGATTTATTGCCTTACATCGCGCAGACCCAGCGCCTGCTTAATCATGAATGCCCCTCTATCGAAAGCGCCTTTCGCCTAGTCAAGAAAACGGGCCAGTTCATAGACGTTGAGGGGCGTTTCAATCTGCTACGGCGGAATGAGACTGTCACCGGCATTCAAGCCATTCTCAGAGACATTACCGAACGCAAACTGGCCGAACAGCAACTTCAGGCTTCGCACGAACAATTGCGCCGCTTGGCCGCGCACCTGCAAACCGTGCGCGAAGAAGAACGGGCTTCGATCTCTTATGAAATTCACGATGAACTCGGCCAATTGCTGACCGCCATCCGGCTGCGGCTCAAAGGACTCGAGCGCCAGCTTCCGCCTGATCCGCAGGTCTTGTCCGAAGAACTCGCGGCGACGCTCGAACTGGTCAACCAAACGTTGCAAATCGCCCGCCGCATTGCCATGAACCTGCGCCCGCCCATCCTGGATGATTTCGGTTTGTGGGCCGCCCTGGAATGGCAGATTGAAGAGTTTCAGAAATACTCCGGCATTCAGTGTCTGTTAGAACCCTTGCCGCTCGCGATTGAGTTGGCGCCGGATTGCGCCATCGGCCTGTTCCGCATTTGCCAGGAATCGCTGACCAATGTGGCGCGCCACGCGCAAGCCAGCCAGGTTTCCATCGACTTCACCCAGCAAGCGCAGCAGCTTGTGATGCGCATCCGCGATAACGGCAAAGGCATCAACCCCGCTGAACTAAAGCAACGGAGATCGCTGGGGCTGGTCGGCATGCGCGAACGCGCGCTGGCGTTTGGCGGCGCATTCGAAATCCAAGGGCAGCAACAGCAGGGCACCACTGTGACCATCACCATTCCCATCGCCAACAACGTCAATCTTGCACCGTAA
- a CDS encoding LytTR family transcriptional regulator DNA-binding domain-containing protein gives MLLLDVQMPDVDGFGVLRLLEPAALPLVIFATAHDQYAVDAFEVSALDYLLKPVSRRLAEALGKARGQLAAWEQARAQLTNFLQTLPPRVTTSLQRLPVRVQQRILVLGVEQITSLRVDRGLVCVTTAEGEFRTKFTTLAELEPQHDPHIFQRVHRQVLVNLNHVREIHPYDNQTAQLTLSSGHQVSVSRNHLPGLRKLLQW, from the coding sequence TTGTTGTTGTTGGATGTGCAGATGCCGGATGTGGACGGCTTTGGCGTGTTGCGGTTGTTGGAACCTGCCGCACTGCCGCTGGTGATTTTCGCCACGGCGCACGATCAATACGCGGTGGATGCGTTTGAGGTGAGCGCGCTGGATTACCTGCTCAAACCGGTCAGCCGGCGGCTGGCAGAGGCACTGGGCAAGGCGCGCGGGCAATTGGCGGCGTGGGAACAGGCGCGGGCGCAATTGACGAACTTTCTGCAAACGTTGCCACCGCGCGTGACGACATCTCTGCAACGGCTGCCGGTGCGCGTGCAGCAACGCATTCTGGTGCTGGGCGTGGAGCAGATCACTTCGTTGCGCGTGGATCGCGGGTTGGTCTGCGTGACGACGGCCGAAGGCGAGTTCCGGACGAAGTTCACGACGTTGGCTGAGCTTGAGCCGCAGCATGACCCGCACATCTTTCAGCGCGTGCATCGTCAGGTGCTGGTCAACCTCAATCACGTGCGCGAAATCCATCCTTACGACAACCAGACGGCGCAACTCACGCTCAGCAGCGGCCATCAGGTCAGCGTCAGCCGCAATCATTTGCCGGGACTGCGCAAGCTATTGCAGTGGTAA
- a CDS encoding AAA family ATPase, which yields MNNPFLAYGRVIQGDRLVGREHEIEEMLTHLVGGSNISLVGLNRVGKSSLVAEILCRLRQRNPEILIVEPDLAGLSTNTGAADLFTVILDAVVDLLSERGLPLPNRFNEDILALPNDSSYHAYHRCYRGLSKLRQQGLQITIVLDEFDKIRHLKEASDSIQRLRELIYNEAKTGTSGVIISRRRIKLIEEQIRDVSTLAGICHLYYLKPLDLNGVKAIVARAAGRAELFNNETVSYVYDRTGGHPFLAEMMCCHIWDANSVSEGILQANHEIYSFYEQMREILVEDNLFNHLVELCVGPRWSEPSNIVLERLLAYGLVRQNREIYPIRYEGWSQHFQDYLEKCAREKPPLDPSTSELLGKTERALRDYIEEICVSKHGSAWLDTLKQRCPSIETMLTQSAPEQKREKERRNFGDGAAERLLDYLYPMDLWVIISGAWELFEEPLGNKEKSYWSERFTHLAKVRTPTMHSREHKLRESVLLTAQGYCQEILELIS from the coding sequence ATGAATAATCCATTTTTAGCATATGGCAGAGTTATTCAAGGCGACAGACTGGTCGGGCGAGAGCATGAAATTGAAGAGATGCTTACCCATCTCGTGGGCGGGAGTAATATATCGCTGGTCGGATTAAACCGCGTGGGAAAAAGCTCATTAGTGGCAGAGATACTTTGCCGCTTGCGTCAAAGAAATCCTGAAATTTTGATTGTCGAACCTGATCTTGCAGGTTTGTCCACTAATACCGGGGCAGCAGATTTGTTCACCGTCATTCTTGACGCAGTAGTAGACCTTCTGAGTGAACGAGGGTTGCCATTACCTAACAGGTTTAACGAAGACATTCTGGCTTTACCCAACGACTCTTCATATCACGCCTATCATCGATGTTATCGAGGCTTGTCAAAACTACGTCAACAAGGCTTGCAGATAACCATCGTGCTTGATGAGTTTGATAAGATTCGGCATCTGAAAGAAGCTAGCGATTCCATACAGCGACTCAGGGAGTTGATTTATAACGAAGCCAAAACCGGCACCTCCGGAGTAATTATTTCCCGCCGCAGAATAAAATTAATTGAGGAACAAATTCGCGATGTCTCAACACTTGCAGGGATTTGCCACCTCTACTACTTAAAGCCACTTGACTTGAACGGAGTCAAAGCCATTGTTGCGCGTGCGGCTGGCCGGGCTGAATTATTCAATAATGAGACGGTCAGTTATGTTTATGACAGAACTGGTGGACATCCTTTCTTAGCAGAGATGATGTGTTGCCATATCTGGGACGCCAATTCCGTCAGTGAAGGCATTCTGCAAGCCAATCATGAGATTTATAGTTTCTATGAGCAGATGCGTGAGATCCTGGTTGAGGACAATTTGTTTAATCACCTAGTTGAACTTTGTGTTGGCCCACGTTGGTCAGAGCCATCCAATATCGTGCTAGAGCGTTTATTGGCCTACGGCTTGGTTAGGCAAAATCGTGAAATTTACCCGATCAGATACGAAGGCTGGTCGCAACATTTTCAAGATTATCTCGAGAAATGCGCGCGAGAGAAGCCTCCACTTGATCCTTCCACCAGTGAATTGCTCGGAAAAACCGAAAGAGCCTTGCGGGACTACATCGAAGAAATATGTGTAAGCAAGCATGGCTCTGCGTGGCTAGATACGTTGAAACAACGCTGCCCTTCCATCGAAACAATGCTGACGCAAAGCGCCCCAGAGCAGAAGCGGGAAAAAGAGCGTAGGAATTTTGGTGACGGTGCTGCTGAACGCTTGTTGGATTACCTTTACCCCATGGATTTGTGGGTCATCATCAGCGGCGCGTGGGAGTTATTCGAGGAGCCGCTGGGTAATAAAGAGAAGAGTTACTGGAGTGAACGTTTTACCCATCTCGCCAAAGTTCGCACACCGACGATGCACAGCCGTGAACATAAGCTGCGTGAGTCCGTGCTGCTAACCGCCCAAGGTTATTGCCAGGAGATTCTTGAACTCATTTCCTAG
- a CDS encoding HEAT repeat domain-containing protein encodes MEDTHILRIVVASPGDVKAERDCLPNVVDELNRGIAALCGLQLKLSRWETDTHPGFHREGPQGLIDPYLEIENCDLLIGIFWKRFGTPAKRSNSGTEHEFKLAYSAWEKKGSPQVFVYFNQKAYTPKNKSETDQWGKVLEFQEKFPKDGLWWGYKGKAEFERLVRQHLTNYLPGLVVPSNAAKTATLTPEPASSRLENYKNYLNGQLNRVQFFDGKSYGLERVFVKPMLSLSLAPSRMQVRANVHSNSTDPPPQRQLLQVDELFNIHRQAVITGGPGAGKSTLLRYLACQALKGPDSFPVFLELKNVTARNFAAAREELVELLFEHTIARPLQLSEAEKTELCAEFHTHLRNGRVVIFLDGLDEVSGTDFFPNLRAAITRFLQSVYGHNRLFVSTRPYAQLSSSDELWQLEIVPFEAEQISNFLRHYQRDTAEVTRLQEVLARHPELRELARVPALLGFIAGLYRVPGSSGQATEWDRLTLYHEIVRLLACTFDEAKQSVARFQVPDRGGNLKLDFLKQLAFARLFAAEDVSVYLFSDELLLAAAQRYCAAKAPTVTPHQLADDVKASALLCQAGHGVYTFIHPSLQEYLAAAALSTEVGWRQSFCRVYFDPVLVESEVLPMFLGLAGPSARPYDLLEQLPESLNFVRLRLQARGLAYGASPAPHHSAWLRDRLSRLLGGYNASDEPYLPAILRSFSGITGQLAQQFSAALAPALRLRNGEGLSLLLESLGSIGEFAHADLPGTASRQRSRRLVMDAEPAPTINKEAEGVEPAPTDTRTVPNLIADLRHLQSDQRLQAANTLGQRRVTAAIPALCQALTDANPFVRQSVVRALGQIGGAQALSQLCRALAHDDDSFVCRRAAAALGSIGGMAAQAALLAALPRADVTMRRTLITALGHSPVAETVPVLLHALDGEAQWEAAQSLNQIDLVTLAEGLLRALSDKHDFVRRKAAEVIAYYADNARALAALQRLTEFEADMAISAAIQQLDYKRQLMNSLVLGHS; translated from the coding sequence ATGGAAGACACGCACATCCTCCGCATCGTTGTTGCCTCCCCCGGCGATGTTAAAGCCGAACGCGATTGTCTGCCTAACGTGGTTGATGAACTGAATCGCGGGATAGCCGCTCTGTGCGGCTTGCAGCTTAAACTTTCACGCTGGGAAACAGACACCCACCCCGGATTTCATCGGGAAGGCCCACAGGGGCTGATTGATCCGTACCTCGAGATCGAAAATTGCGACCTCCTGATTGGCATTTTCTGGAAACGCTTCGGCACTCCTGCCAAACGGTCAAATTCCGGTACTGAGCATGAATTCAAGCTCGCTTATTCCGCCTGGGAGAAAAAAGGTAGCCCGCAAGTCTTTGTCTATTTCAACCAAAAGGCCTATACCCCAAAAAACAAGTCGGAGACCGATCAATGGGGCAAGGTGCTGGAGTTTCAGGAAAAGTTTCCCAAAGACGGCTTGTGGTGGGGCTACAAAGGGAAAGCCGAATTCGAGCGGCTTGTCCGACAGCATTTGACCAATTACCTGCCTGGTCTTGTGGTCCCGAGTAACGCAGCCAAAACCGCAACGCTTACGCCCGAGCCCGCATCGTCTCGCTTAGAAAACTACAAAAATTACCTGAACGGGCAGCTTAACCGGGTGCAGTTCTTTGATGGAAAGTCATATGGATTGGAACGGGTTTTCGTCAAACCCATGCTCAGCCTCAGCCTTGCACCTTCTCGCATGCAGGTGCGGGCCAATGTACACAGTAATTCAACCGATCCACCTCCACAGCGGCAGTTGCTCCAAGTGGATGAATTATTCAATATTCACAGGCAAGCCGTGATTACCGGTGGACCAGGGGCGGGCAAGTCAACGTTGTTGCGTTACCTGGCTTGCCAGGCGCTCAAAGGCCCAGACAGCTTCCCTGTTTTTCTCGAACTGAAAAACGTGACGGCCCGGAACTTTGCCGCCGCGCGCGAGGAGTTGGTCGAATTACTTTTCGAGCACACCATCGCGCGCCCGCTGCAACTTTCCGAAGCGGAAAAAACGGAGCTTTGCGCGGAGTTTCATACGCACCTAAGGAATGGGCGCGTCGTGATCTTTCTGGATGGTCTGGATGAAGTCAGCGGCACGGATTTCTTTCCGAACTTGCGCGCCGCGATCACACGCTTTCTGCAATCGGTTTATGGGCACAATCGGCTGTTCGTCAGCACCCGACCCTACGCACAGCTTTCGTCTTCGGACGAACTCTGGCAACTAGAGATCGTCCCCTTCGAGGCGGAACAGATCAGCAATTTCCTCCGGCATTATCAGCGTGACACCGCTGAGGTGACACGGTTACAGGAGGTTTTGGCGCGCCACCCCGAATTGCGCGAATTGGCGCGTGTTCCTGCGTTGCTTGGTTTCATCGCAGGGCTTTATCGCGTGCCGGGTTCCAGCGGACAAGCTACTGAATGGGATCGGCTTACGCTTTACCACGAAATCGTCCGCTTACTGGCGTGCACTTTCGACGAGGCCAAACAGTCAGTCGCGCGGTTCCAGGTGCCGGATCGCGGTGGCAATCTGAAACTCGACTTTCTGAAACAACTCGCCTTTGCGCGCTTGTTTGCGGCCGAAGATGTCAGCGTGTATCTCTTCAGCGATGAACTGTTGCTGGCAGCAGCCCAACGCTATTGCGCCGCCAAGGCGCCAACCGTAACACCACATCAATTGGCTGATGATGTCAAAGCCAGCGCGCTTTTGTGTCAGGCTGGACACGGTGTTTATACCTTCATCCATCCATCTCTGCAGGAATATCTGGCGGCTGCGGCGCTCTCCACTGAGGTAGGTTGGAGGCAATCTTTCTGCCGGGTTTATTTCGATCCCGTGCTGGTTGAATCGGAAGTGCTACCCATGTTTCTAGGGTTGGCCGGACCGTCTGCCCGGCCTTACGACCTGTTAGAGCAACTGCCCGAATCACTCAACTTCGTCAGGTTGCGTTTGCAGGCGCGCGGACTGGCCTACGGAGCCAGCCCCGCACCGCACCACTCAGCATGGTTGAGAGATCGGTTGTCTCGCTTGCTTGGGGGGTACAACGCGTCGGACGAGCCATACCTGCCGGCCATTCTGCGCAGTTTTTCGGGAATCACCGGGCAACTGGCTCAGCAATTTTCGGCAGCCCTAGCACCGGCGTTACGGCTGCGTAATGGAGAAGGGCTGAGCCTCTTGCTCGAATCGCTCGGCTCCATTGGGGAATTCGCTCACGCCGACTTGCCCGGGACGGCAAGTCGGCAGCGTTCCCGGCGGCTGGTGATGGATGCCGAACCTGCGCCCACAATTAACAAAGAAGCGGAAGGCGTTGAACCCGCACCAACTGACACGCGTACCGTCCCCAATCTGATTGCCGACTTGCGTCATTTGCAGAGCGACCAGCGTCTGCAAGCGGCCAACACGCTGGGCCAAAGGCGTGTTACAGCGGCTATCCCGGCTTTGTGCCAAGCCCTGACCGATGCAAACCCTTTCGTGCGGCAAAGTGTGGTCAGGGCGTTGGGTCAAATCGGGGGCGCTCAGGCTCTGTCCCAATTGTGCCGCGCCTTGGCTCATGACGATGACTCCTTCGTGTGCCGAAGGGCCGCCGCCGCACTGGGCAGTATTGGAGGAATGGCAGCACAAGCGGCTTTGCTGGCAGCCCTGCCGCGTGCGGATGTCACCATGCGCCGAACGCTTATCACCGCGCTGGGGCACTCACCTGTTGCTGAAACCGTACCCGTCCTGCTCCACGCACTCGACGGCGAAGCGCAGTGGGAAGCCGCGCAATCGCTCAACCAGATTGATCTCGTTACGTTGGCAGAAGGCTTGCTACGCGCGCTGTCGGATAAACACGATTTTGTCAGGCGTAAAGCTGCTGAGGTAATCGCTTATTACGCCGACAATGCCCGCGCGTTGGCAGCCTTGCAACGGCTTACCGAGTTTGAAGCTGACATGGCGATCAGCGCGGCAATTCAACAACTGGATTACAAACGGCAGTTGATGAACAGCTTGGTGCTAGGCCACTCTTAA
- a CDS encoding histidine kinase — protein sequence MLLDTTVKQNLRAADNSGVLSQVRVTALRKSYGETRAVDGVSFEVRQGEVFGLLGPNGAGKTSTVEMIERLRGRDGGEIRLCGFDPATQADEVRQRLGVTLQVTALPDKIEVREALTLFASFYRQSIGVDELLALVVLEEKAASRFDQLSGGQQQQRLAALFTQRQVAVLIRAQLADAELEAEFGRRHIKAALALRVNGEFAGVLARGPRAYGQGYLSEELSVLRALAAQLSRALENQRLHEARRKHAIAEEELRKLVAQSELKALRAQIDPHFFFNALNSVAALIQRAPRAAEELLEDVAELFRHAFKQKPEFVTLAEELELVETYLKVERVRLGAKLQIKMAVLPETRAIKIPALTI from the coding sequence ATGTTGCTCGACACAACAGTAAAACAAAATTTGAGGGCGGCAGACAACAGCGGCGTGCTTAGCCAAGTGCGCGTTACTGCGTTGCGCAAAAGCTACGGCGAGACGCGCGCGGTGGATGGCGTCAGCTTTGAGGTGCGGCAGGGCGAAGTCTTCGGCTTGTTGGGGCCGAATGGCGCGGGTAAGACCTCGACGGTCGAGATGATCGAAAGGTTGCGCGGGCGCGATGGCGGTGAGATCCGCCTGTGTGGCTTCGACCCGGCCACACAGGCGGATGAAGTGAGACAGCGCCTGGGCGTGACGTTGCAGGTGACGGCTTTGCCCGACAAGATTGAGGTGCGCGAGGCCTTGACGCTGTTCGCCAGCTTCTATCGCCAAAGCATTGGGGTGGATGAATTGCTGGCGCTGGTGGTGTTGGAAGAAAAGGCCGCGAGCCGCTTCGATCAATTGTCGGGCGGGCAGCAGCAGCAGCGGCTGGCGGCGTTGTTTACGCAACGTCAGGTTGCGGTGTTGATACGCGCGCAACTCGCCGACGCGGAATTGGAAGCGGAATTTGGGCGGCGGCACATCAAGGCGGCGCTGGCGTTGCGCGTGAATGGCGAGTTCGCGGGCGTGCTGGCTCGCGGGCCGCGTGCTTACGGGCAGGGTTATTTGAGCGAAGAGTTGAGCGTCTTGCGCGCACTGGCAGCGCAGTTGAGCCGCGCGCTCGAAAACCAGCGGCTGCACGAGGCGCGTCGCAAGCACGCGATTGCCGAAGAGGAGTTGCGCAAACTGGTCGCGCAATCCGAACTAAAGGCCCTGCGCGCGCAGATTGATCCGCACTTCTTTTTCAACGCTTTGAATTCGGTCGCTGCGCTGATTCAACGCGCGCCACGTGCCGCCGAAGAGTTATTGGAGGACGTGGCCGAACTGTTCCGCCACGCCTTCAAACAGAAACCGGAATTCGTCACGCTGGCCGAAGAATTGGAGTTGGTCGAGACTTATCTGAAAGTCGAACGCGTGCGGCTGGGCGCCAAGCTGCAAATCAAAATGGCCGTGTTGCCCGAAACGCGGGCGATAAAAATCCCGGCGCTGACGATATAG